From the genome of Methanofollis sp. UBA420:
CGGCTTCAACGTCCGTGGCGTCTCCAAGAACGAGATCCGCCGTGGCGACGTCTGCGGTCCCATCGAGGCCCCGCCGGTCGTTGCCGAGGAGTTCACCGCACAGATCGTCGTTCTCCACCACCCGAGCGCGATCACCGTCGGTTACACCCCGGTCTTCCACTGCCACACTGCACAGGTCGCCTGCACCTTCACCGAACTCGTGAAGAAGCTCGACCCGCGTACCGGCCAGGTCAAGGAAGAGAACCCGACCTTCCTCAAGACCGGCGATGCGGCGATCGTCAAGATCCGCCCGACCCGCCCGATGGTCATTGAGAAGATCAAGGAGATCCCGCAGCTCGGCCGCTTCGCGGTCCGTGATATGGGATCGACGATTGCCGCCGGCATGTGCATCGACATCCAGGCAAAGCAGATGAGATAAGTCTTCAGTGGGTGAAGTCAATGCAAAAAGCCAGAATACGCCTTTCAGGGACGGACTACGATAAGGTTGAGATGGTCTGCGACAGGATCAGGGAAATCGCTGAGAGGACAGGCGTGAATCTGGCAGGGCCGATCCCTCTGCCCACCAAGAAGCTTGTCGTCCCGATCCGGAAGAGCCCTGATGGCGAGGGAACAGCGACCTGGGATCGCTGGCAGATGCGCGTGCACAAGCGGCTCATCGACATCGACGCCGACGAGCGTGCTCTCAGGCAGCTGATGCGTATCCAGGTGCCGAAGGATATCGGCATCGAAATCGTGCTGGAGAGTTGATGCTGTGAGCGGCACTTCAGCCGCCGGATTTGCCATTCGAATCCAGAAATCTCTCTCTTTTGAGAGACTATTTTTTTTTATCTTCGTGCTTGCGGCGGTCCTGCGGTTCGCATTCCTGGATCTCAAACTCTTTCACCACGACGAGGCCATCCACGCGTGGTTTTCGTACAAACTCCTGACCGAGGGCACCTATATCTATGACCCCTCGTATCACGGCCCTCTCCTCTACTATGTGACGGCCGGCATGTTCGCCCTCTTCGGCGACTCCGACCTTGTCGGCAGGCTTGTCCCGGCATTTCTCGGCACCATGGTCGTGGCCCTGGTGTACCCCCTGTACCGCCTGGGATATCTCGACCGGATGCAGGCGCTGGTCGCGGCTCTGTTCCTCGCGATCTCGCCGAACATGGTGTACTTCTCACGGTTTCTCCGAAACGACATCTTCATTCTCTTCCTGACCTTCGTCCTTCTCCTCGCCCTGATCCTCTACTTCGAACGGGGGCAGGTGCGGTACGCCGTCCTTGCAGGGCTTGCGGCGGGCCTCGGCATATCGTCCAAGGAGAACATGCCGATCGTGCTCGGCATCTTTGCGGCGTACATCCTGTACCTCCTCTGGACACAGAAGGTGAAGCTCCCGAAGCGGTGGATACGCGACTTCGTCCTCGGCGTCCTGGTGATGGGCGGGGTGATCGCCGTCCTCTACTCGTCCTTCGGCGCCAACCCGGAGCGGGTGCTCACCTGGGTGCCCGACGCCATCGGTCACTGGTGGGCGATGCACGAACAGGAAAGGCTCGGCGGCCCGTTCTTCTTCTACATCATCTTCTTCCTGCTGTACGAGCTGCCGATCTTCGCCCTTGCCATTGTGGGCACGGCCCAGTTCATCCAGAAGGGGCGAAAGAAGGCGGAGACGGCGGTCCAGAGCCTGCACGAGGTCGTCGAGACGTCCCTTGCGCAGGTCAACGGCCACGTGCCCGTGCCCGTAGCCGCCGATCCCCCCTTCGACAAGAAGGAAGAGTTCTTCAGGTTCTGTATCGTCTGGATGGTCCTCTCGCTTGTGGCCTATGCCTATATCGGCGAGAAAGTGCCCTGGCTCATCGTCCACCAGCTCCTGCCCCTCATCTTCGTCGCAACCTACGCGATGACGAAGAAGAAGGCGGTCATCGCCGTGGTGTCGAGCATCTTCCTGGTGCTCGCCCTCTGGCATGTCGCCTATGTCCCGGCCGACGTGAACGAACCGATCGTGCAGGTCCAGAACTCCGAGGACATGCGGGAGGTAATGGCCCTGATCGACGCCTCGAACGCGACGGCGATCGCCTCCGACCGCTACTGGCCGCTGCCGTGGTACTACCGCGGTGAGAGGGCAGAGAAGTTGAGTTATTACGGGCGGAAGATCGAAGAGAGCAATTTCAGGGACGGGAAGTTCGACGTGGTCATCGCCTCGGACCAGGACAGTTATGATTCTCTCCCGGGCTTTGAGAAAAAGACCTACAACCTCAACTACTGGTTCTCGTGGTACGACAACAAGGACCGTCTCCTCCAGTATTACTTCCTCCGTGACGGGAAGATGGGGAACATGAAGCTCGATGTCTTTACGAGAAACGTGACATCGGCCTGAATCCTTTTTTTTCGGCTCTGTAGAAATCCTGTTCTGGAGTGCCTGGCCCGGGGGACTCCGCCCCCGGACAATCGACTCCCTTCGGTCGTCCCTCGAAAATCACAGATTTTCTCGACTCCCTTCGGTCGTCCCCGCTCAGGATAGGTGGTGATACGGCAATCTCCCTCCTCTGGATATCCCGTTCGCTCTTCCCGGTCCTATCCCAAATGGGGGTCTGGGGGCGATAGCCCCCGGTTCAGATGGAGGGGAAGGCGGGGGGTCCACACTCACTCAAGGAAATTCGAGGGGACGACATCACCCTGAACAGGAGGGTTTACTATGAAAATGATCCAGAAGATTGGCTCAATAGATATGAATAAGGATTTAACCACATCGAACCCCCCTGGCACCGATACACAGAGGACTGAAAGACCTTCTGAACGATCCGGCTCTCTGCCTTCCCCGCTCTATCTTCATCCCGGGGGTCCGGCGGTATAGTCCCCCGGCGCAAAGGTGTGGGAAGGCGTGGTGATCAGGCGTGCCGCCCTCATCGTAGAATCTTTCCTGTACTCTCGCACCGGGGGGTTGTACCCTCCCCGACCCCCCACGTCGAGGATAGGCCGGGGCGGCAATGAAGTGGTTGCATGTTGAATTCTACAAAGCCTTTTTTTTCGTCGAGAGGGGGCAGGGAATTACCTCCCTCCCCGGGATCTCGTGTTCGCTCTTACCGGGCCTTATCCTGATGGCAGCAATCGAAAACACAGAACCGCAAGAGAAAGAGAAACAGGCAAAAAAGAATAGAGAGACGAAGTCTCCCTGGCCGACTGATGGTAAATTATGGTTTATCCCAGTTCGTCCCACTTTCTCCGGCCCCTGAAGTGGAGCACACCGGCGACGATGAGGACGATCAGGACACCGGCACCGATATAGAGCGGGAGGTTCCCGAAGTTGAAGGAGAAGCCCTCGCCAACCTCCTGGCGGACCTGCGTCCCCATGGTGAGGGTGGAGTTCGCCTTCTGGTAGGCCTCTGTCGCCTTGATCCTGGCAGAGTTATAGTCCTTCGCGTTCATCTTCTCGTTCGCCGCAGAGAGGGACTGGGCCGCGAGGTCGCGCTGGGTCTTGAGGTTGATCACCCGCTGGTCGGTGCCCATCCTTCTCTCCACCTCGAAGTAGGTGATGATCCCGTCGATCTGGCCGATGGTATTCTGGGTGTCCGTGATCGCCTTCTGGGCCCAGGCCTGGGAGAGGGCGGTCTCTGCAGCGGTCATGGCGTCCTGTGCGGCGGTCAGGTCCTTCTGGGCCGCCGCATAGTCGGAGGTCGCCTCGGCCCGGTTGATCGCGATCTTCGCCTCGTCGTACTTCGTCTGGGCCGCCGAGGTGTCGACACCCATGGCAAGTTTCTCGTCGATACCGGCCTTCAGTGTGTTCATGCGGGTCTTTGCCGTGCCGATGTTCGCCTGGACGTCCTGCGGGTTCACGACCGTCCGCTTGATCACGTACTCGGTGCCATCCCTGACCTTGTAATCGGCATCGACCTGCCTGTACCTGGTGATGATCTTCTCCTGGGTGCTCGTCACCTTCGGGACGGTCCCCTCGAAGTCGACGATAAGGGCCTCGTCGCCCTTATAGTCGAGGAGCCAGACGCTGAGCCGGAGATTGCGGCTGGAAGAGACAGTCGGTTTGCCGCCCGACATATCCTTGCCATCGACCGAGACATAGTACGTCCACTTGATGTTGTCAAGGTCGGAGTAGAACTCCAGCAGATCGTCTTCGTACTTGTCGGCGGTCTCCTTCGGCGTTATCTTCATGGAGACGGTCACTTTCTCGCCGGGAGTGAGATCTCCCGATGACGGACTGACCGTCGGATTTCCTGAAACCGTGTAACTTGACGATGCAGCCGCCGCCTGGACCAGACAGGCGGCAATGAGAAGCCCGATCAATACCTTTGTTATCGTCCTCATAGTCCTCACTCAAACAACGGATCGACATCGGAGTCATCGAACATCGAAGAGCGCTTCTTCGACTGGATAACATCCTCTTTCGTCTGCTTTGCAATTTCAAAGAGCTCGCGGACCCGCGGGGCCTCGCCGATGGTCGCAAGGACGACCACGGCCGCGACATAGTTGCTGGCGACCGGGTAGTCGCCGCCGCGGACCTCGACACCGGCGATGTTCTCCTCGACCCAGCTCTTCGCCTTCTCGACACCTTTCCGGTCCATCTCGGCCGAGTTGCCGGCGACGAGAACAAGCGCACGCTCCGCGGTCGAGTAGTCGCAGGGGAGGGTCAGACGCCCGAGCATGGCCCGGCGGACGAGGGCGATGATCTTTGCAGATTTGTCCTCGCCGGTCAGCACTTCCTCGACCTGCTCCTTCTTCGAGAGCGTGTCACGCAGGCCCCCGAAGAACCCTTTCTTCTGCTTCGTCCGCTCGCTCACGACCTCGGTGACGGCATAGCCGACACTCGTGATCCCGCCGCCGCGGAGGGTGTTGATCACTTCGGACGAATCGACGACCATCTCGCCGACGCCGGCCTTGCCGACCTCGCCGGCACGGAAGAGGACGCCGAAACGCCTGACGATCTCGTCGTTCAGACGGGAGTAGGCGGTCTTGACGCTCTCCCCCTCGTTCTTCCAGGCGGCATTGTCGAAGACGAAGACGTTGTCGGCCTCGTTGACAAGAGTGGAGAGGCTGCGTGCCGCGTTGTAGGTGTACAGCCTGCCCTCTTCCGGCGCGGGGATGAGACCGAGCGCGTAGACAGGTTCACGGTAGATCCTCTTCAGGTGCCGGGCGAGCACAGGGGAGCCGCCCGATCCGGTCCCTCCGCCGAGGCCGGCGACGATGACAAAGGCGTCGACGTCATGGGTGCCGCGCGTGTCGATCGCATTGATGACCGAGTCGATCTCGTCCGCG
Proteins encoded in this window:
- the rpsJ gene encoding 30S ribosomal protein S10, whose amino-acid sequence is MQKARIRLSGTDYDKVEMVCDRIREIAERTGVNLAGPIPLPTKKLVVPIRKSPDGEGTATWDRWQMRVHKRLIDIDADERALRQLMRIQVPKDIGIEIVLES
- a CDS encoding flippase activity-associated protein Agl23 gives rise to the protein MSGTSAAGFAIRIQKSLSFERLFFFIFVLAAVLRFAFLDLKLFHHDEAIHAWFSYKLLTEGTYIYDPSYHGPLLYYVTAGMFALFGDSDLVGRLVPAFLGTMVVALVYPLYRLGYLDRMQALVAALFLAISPNMVYFSRFLRNDIFILFLTFVLLLALILYFERGQVRYAVLAGLAAGLGISSKENMPIVLGIFAAYILYLLWTQKVKLPKRWIRDFVLGVLVMGGVIAVLYSSFGANPERVLTWVPDAIGHWWAMHEQERLGGPFFFYIIFFLLYELPIFALAIVGTAQFIQKGRKKAETAVQSLHEVVETSLAQVNGHVPVPVAADPPFDKKEEFFRFCIVWMVLSLVAYAYIGEKVPWLIVHQLLPLIFVATYAMTKKKAVIAVVSSIFLVLALWHVAYVPADVNEPIVQVQNSEDMREVMALIDASNATAIASDRYWPLPWYYRGERAEKLSYYGRKIEESNFRDGKFDVVIASDQDSYDSLPGFEKKTYNLNYWFSWYDNKDRLLQYYFLRDGKMGNMKLDVFTRNVTSA
- a CDS encoding tubulin/FtsZ family protein; this translates as MRVFFIGFGQAGGKVVDMFIEQDRVSGSNNFRGIVVNTARTDLMGLKHIELKDRILIGQTVVKGHGVGTDNVTGARIAADEIDSVINAIDTRGTHDVDAFVIVAGLGGGTGSGGSPVLARHLKRIYREPVYALGLIPAPEEGRLYTYNAARSLSTLVNEADNVFVFDNAAWKNEGESVKTAYSRLNDEIVRRFGVLFRAGEVGKAGVGEMVVDSSEVINTLRGGGITSVGYAVTEVVSERTKQKKGFFGGLRDTLSKKEQVEEVLTGEDKSAKIIALVRRAMLGRLTLPCDYSTAERALVLVAGNSAEMDRKGVEKAKSWVEENIAGVEVRGGDYPVASNYVAAVVVLATIGEAPRVRELFEIAKQTKEDVIQSKKRSSMFDDSDVDPLFE